In Mus pahari chromosome 23, PAHARI_EIJ_v1.1, whole genome shotgun sequence, the DNA window CTAGTTTTGAATGGGTTTTggtgagggtgaccttgaactcctgacctttcaGCCTCCACCCTACGTGGGAGATTACAAGTGTGACCCAACGTGCCTGGTCTAGggagtgctagggattgaacccacgGCTTCCTGCACGCTACACAAGCATTCTTCCAACTACCAGCCCTGGGCCTTTGCACtttcaatcttcctgcttcagcctgccCCATTCTGGGCTCACAGAAAGGCCCCTCTTCCCGATGTTCTGTTTGCCAGTCTTCTTGCCCTACATCCATCTTCCAAGCTGGCCACTTAATGTCTCTCTAGTGGAAGACAGATGCCTGCATTCCTAACAGAACCCCTCCATCACCCACTGAAGGTACCATCAGTGGAGGCTGTGGTTTGGCGGGCCAGAGATGGCGGTACCATCCGGATCCAGGTGACAAGTGAGCAATCCCGGAATACAAGGTGCAAGGCAGGTGAGGCACCCGGAGACATGGAGTAGACATGGCGAGTCACAGGAGCCGGAAATCAGGCAGCTTCTCTCAGGAGGCTGCAGTGGGCCTTGCAGGTCAGTTGAGCCTTGGATGGGCAGGGAAAAGAAGGGCATCTCAACAGGAGAAGCGCCAGAGCAGAAGGTGTGGAGGCTGGctgagggagcagagaggaggcgGGGCATCATCACCGTCATCCATCAGCGCATTTATTGACAGCCCCTAGGAGGCGGGGCTGGGGACAGAACATACAAAGACAAGGACCTGCCCTCAAAAAGGTTCCATTCTaaggagacagggacagaaaaaTACAGAATGGTTTTTCCTGGGGGTGGCAGGCTCTCACCTGTGCAGGTCAGAAGCTTCTGTCCTACCTTGCCCCAGGGCCAGCTGCAAGGCCATTGGGGGTGTCCCTGGGTCCGCAGCTGGGGCATGACCACCCGGCTCCTAGGCGGAGGGCCCCCAAACTGCAGGAAGGGTTAGCTCAGGATATGAGGAGAACAATCCAGTAAGCCTTGTTCGAGCCCAGTAGTGTGGCAGGGTGCGACGGGCCCCCAAGCAAGACCCCTCTGGAAGAAGCAGGACCCCATAAAGTTCTTTTTCATTTGAGGACCTGACTTGGCACCCTGGAGGCCCCAGCCGGGGAgacgaaaaaaataaaataaaaaaggcagaGTTTCCTTGGTGACCGGAGTCCAGcaccctgcccaccccacccccagccctctaTGGGCCTCTTCGGGGAGCCCCTCTTCCCCAGCTCAGCCTCCAGGGCCCTGGGCCTGCCTGAGGCTAGGGGGAGgggcctgcccctccccccacccaggcaatgggggaggaggaggagccatgaATCAAGTTTGTCTGGACCCCCGCTGGGAGGCCGCACCCTGGCTCCTACCGATGAGGGGGTTCAGGCTGAGAGGGTCGAGGGCTCAGCAAAGGGGCTGGGCCAAAAGGGCACCCGGGGGAGCCCTTCACTGGGGGCACTGGGCGGGAGTCCAAGGGGGGCAGGCTCCGGGGTACTGCTGGAGGTGGTCCCCGGGCGGCCCCAGTGGGCAGGACGGCAGCAGCAGGGAAGGGTTTGGGGGGATCCATGGcggtagcagcagcagcagcagcagcagcagcagttgtgGGGGCCGGCTGGGCAGAGCGCTCTCGACGCCTCAGCACCTCCTGTAGTTTCTCGGCCTGTGTCCGCCTCAGGTGGGCCAGGGCACGGCCCCTCTGGAAGGCTGGCAGGAAAGCCTCCAGGCTCTGTTCCCCCAGCAGCAGCTGCTCCATCTGGACCTGGGTAGCCAtccaggagggaaagggagagttGGGGAGGCAATCTCATCAGACAGAGCCTGACTCCTTCCCCACGGTGACCAGCCAGCAGAGGCCCTGAGCTTCCAACCTGGCCCAGCCTCTGGCTTACCCAGACTGGACAGGTGTCCACCTTATTTCCACAAAGAGGGCTGCCCTGTACCCTTGAACACACTTAAGGATCTGCTCCCAACCCGGCCCAGAGAAATGGGCCTTACGACTCGGCCGACCCTGCCCTCCAGCGTCTGTAGACATCCCTAGGACCGCAAACTCTGCTGACCCGAGCAGAGTCCAGAAAGTTCTGGAGGCAATCACGGAGGGTTTCTCAGAGAAGACCCCAACGAGACTGGTTTCCCTCCCTGTTGACCTGGCCCCAGCCACCTCTACCCCTCACCTCAGCCTCCTGCTCAGCCTCTTCCAGCTCAGCTTGCAGCCAGCCCAGCGCACATTGGGGGCTCCAGCGATGCATGCTCTTCTCTGAGGACCACAGGGGGACAGACAGGGACTCTGACTCTCCCAGTGACCGCAGGCGACTCTACAGTTCCCATTTCTGTGgcctccacatcctcacctggctttgatttcttttgaggcagggcctcataGCACCTCTAACTTGGACCGTGTAGCCCAagctatccttgaactcctgatcctccggGATCTAGACCTCAAAGTGCTGAGATCGGAGGCATGCGCAGACAAGTTCAgcttatttctgtttgtttgctagactattgtttctttttcttttaaaaaagaatttagttttaatgatatgtatgtgtctgtatatgggcGTGAGAACTGAAATGCAGAttcctgaagaggccagaggctgTCAGACCTAGCATGAAGCTGGAGTCTGTGTGACctgcccagcatgggtgctggaaaccgaaCTCCTATCTTTTCCAACagctgagcaacctctccagccatcatcatcatcatcatcatcatcatcatcatcatcatcatcatcaggtcttactgtgtagctcaggctagcttgcCAAATGTGGTtatttttgcctcagcctcctgaggccCGGGATTACACACacgtaccaccatacctggctcagtATGTTCAATAACATGGGCACTACTGAGTGTCTGTGGACAGATGGCCTCCTCACTTCCACATTGAGGATACCACTACCCAACCCATCAGTTAGGTCAGACATGAGGCGGTCCTACATCctagaatataaaataaagcactgGGTGTTTTGACCACTGGGGAACCCAacctttgagtttcttttcttcctccttttttttctttttaaatttttatttcatgtgtatgtgtgttttgcctgcatatatgtatgcgcACTCATGGACATCTGAGATATTATTAGATTTCACAgaactgttgtgagctgccatgtatgtagatgctgggattcgaacccaggtcctctggaagagtagcaagtgagtagcttttgagccatctctccagtcccatttctCGTTTTCTGTTTGATGTTggatttttacttatttaaatgtgtgtatttacattttatttgcattggtgttttgcctgcctgtgtgtctatgtgcaggTGTGTCAGATCCTGgtgttacagacaggtgtgagctgttCTGTGGGTCCGGGGgtttgaacccgggtcctctggaggCACAGTCAGTGCCttcaaatgctgagccatctctccagccccttgatgttagtttgttttgtttttttttttaaaactgttttaaattacgtttttattttgtgttctcgtgtgtatgtgggtgggcaCACTCATACCACTCAAGcgttgtagaggtcagaggtcaatttaTAGGAActgggttttctccttccacctccgTAGGTCCCAGGAAGCAGACTCAAGCTTGCCACCTAGTGTCATGATTCAGTGAACCGTCCTCAACCTtggtgaggtttttgttgttggcttttggtttgtttttccgttttttgtttttgagatagggtctcaggtagcccaggctggcctcagactcactctagccaagattggccttgaactactgatcctcTGATGTCTGCCTCCCAAGGGGTGGGAATGTATgcatatgtcaccatgcccagcttgggtCTCCGTTCTTCTACTGCCCAGGGTCTCTTCAACACgaccgtttgtttgtttttttttgttttgaggcggGGTCTCCCCTCAAGACACAGAGAAGCCTGATCAAGACCTCGCTACATAACCCAGGGCTGGCCTTCGAGTTTTgtgatcctcccgcctctgcctcccaagtcctgggattacacaCAATGGGAGACCCAGCCCAGTCCTCCATGCCTGCTTCCTCCACAGGTCAACAACTCACTCTGCCAGGGGGCCAAAACCAACTCCCTTCACACTTTGTCCAGGAGCAGGTGTGTCCCCGGTCCCACCCGTAAGAACCTGGCACGAATTAAGGCCAACCCCACCCCAAGCAGGTCTCCTGGGCCGCCCCTCACCCAGTCTCTGCAGTTTGTCTGCGCAGTTCTCAGCCACCTCTCGAAGCTCTTGGTACTTGATGGCCAGGGCTGTCCGGCCCATCTCCAGGCGGGGCCGCAAGGCCAGGTTCTCCTTGGCCAGCGCGTAGTTAGAGGCCAAGCAGGCATCCCGTTCCAGCTGCAGACCCTGGAACTGCGGTGGACGAGAGCTAAGAGGCCTGGGCTCAGACTGCCCAGGGTCACCTGAAGTCCACCCTTGCACAACACCCACCACAGGCCCTGGCCAAAGGCACCCGGGAGCCCCCAACCAGCAAGGGTGACAGGGCCAACAGGTGGAGGAACCAGGCTTTGCCTTACATCTTTTCTTTGGGCCCCAGTTTCTactacaattaaaaacaaaacaaaacaaaaacaaaacaaaacaaaacaaaaaaaccacccgCCTAGCTTACGGAGCTGTTGTGAGACTTAAGTGAACCAAACTATGAAGGCCTCTACAAATgttagttaatttttaatttttcaattaacaTGTCTGCTTAGGTCCCGGAGggctcccccctccctcctctgtcccatTTTCTCCGCTTGGACAGCTTGCCTCTCATACCAGGCCTTTGTCTCGCTTCCTCCTCAGGTGTTTGTGTGGAAAGCATCCCCACCCGCTGTTCTGACTCTTGGGGGAGTGATGTTTTCACCCCAACCTCTCCAGCAACCCCCACTCAGGTCACCCTCTCATCTCTTCTACCCCCGTGTTGGCCCTCTAGTGGAACCCCACACGCCCCCGCGAACACAACACACACCCCCTTTGCTTCTGTGGTCCCCTGCCCCTGCTAGCTGCTCACCTAGCAGGCGGCAGCACTGGGGCCCTGAAGACAGCGGCTGTTTGAGCCTGTTTCTAGGAGGGACAAGCCTAGCTCCCCACCCCTGGAGAATGCGCTCCCTCCATCTGTCCCCTGATCCTTGCACAAGCCCCTCCTCGTCTGGCTCCTTCTAACACACACTTTCTCGTTCTGTACCCCCCTCCCGACAGACAACCAGCCCGGGCCTATGTCTCCAGTGAAATATACAACTTTCTCTTATGGTGGCCTACGGAATACAAGCCTCTGTATTCAAAGACCCATACCCAATGGCAGACACAAAGCCCCCTCCCCATCTAATGCAttactcccccaccccattttccCAGCTATCCTCTCCACCCCAGGTGTCAAGCAGGCCTTCAGTTCTCCCCCGAGCAAGGCGCCTCCCCTTTCTGGCCCTACAGAACGTGGGTGTGCTGAGCCAGGGCCCCCCACAACACAGCTCACCCTCCACCTCCCGCCCCCCAGAACACACCTCCCCGGAGCATCCTCGGGAGGGCACGCCTCGCGGCCATCCCGGGGTGCACGGGTGCATCCCCGGGCGCCCCCCTTCCGCACCACTCGCCCCAGGCTGGATCGGGGCGCCCCCCAGCCCCCGGGGGCGGCTCCGCGGGGCCCACTCGGACGTGCCAGCCTCCCATGATCCCGAGGCCTGGCAGCTCCAGGGGGGTGGCCTCCGCTGGCTGGGTCTCCGGGTCCCCGCAGGCCGCAGCCCGACCTCTCCATCCCCCCACACCCTCCTCCTGCCCGCGCCCCCCGCGTTACCTTCCTGCTGAGCCGCACGATCCGGTCCAGCTTGGGCTCATCTTGAAGCAGATCCCGGAGCTGCCCGGTGCTGAGGATCCCAAAGCGCCCCGGGCTGCCGGGCTCCGGCCCCGCCCGCGCCGCCCGGGCCCGGTACATACCGCCCGCCCGCGCCCCCAGCTCGGCTGCTGGCTCGGCCCGATCGGCCCCGCTCCGCCCCGGCTCCGCTCCGGCTccgctccgggctccgggctccggctccagctccagctccggCCGCGCGCTGCGCTGACAGCGTTCTGCCACCAGGGGGCGCCTTGACCGCTCTTAAAGGGGCCGCCGCCGCGGCTGGCcagactgggggtggggcagatagGGGGTGGGCCGCACCCGGAGATCTCCCGCCGGGGTGTTCCCGAGCCATAGCAAACCTGTCGCTCAAAGCGGGCTCCCTCCAGAAGTCCACCCTCCCACCTATGTCTCGAAATCCAAATATCCTCTCATCTCGCCCCTTCATCCTGCCACGCTTCACCGCGGACCCTCCCACCCCAGGAGCCTACAGTTTGCAAGGTTCTTTCACATTTCCCCGTTGGATGCCTACAGCTTTCTGAGTTGGGCTGGGCGCCAAAGCCCCCGTCTGGCTGCTAACTTGAACGCGTCATTCATcacctctgtgcctcagtttttttcatctgtgaaatgggggaGTTGAAGCACCACGAGTGAGATAGTGAAGACTGAGTACCTTTGGGGCAGGGCACGTGAATATGTAACTAACTTCCTGAGTTTCTGTTACTTTAGAGATACCGAGGCGTCACAGAGTGTTAGTGGCGTTTGGTCATAGTCTGTGTGCTTACAACGCCCTATATTCCATCCCCAACAccaccaagaaaataaattaataaaaggtaacttacaaaataaaatggattttaaaatctcaaaagatGACATCACCTTCCTGAAGTCCTATTGCTCTGGTTGGCAATCCTTGTTCCCCATCTACAAGGAGTTCGCAGGCGAAGGCACAATCTCAGCCCGACATTTAGTGCAAGACAGAATGGCAGAAGCAGACGTGGCATAACCCCAGCGCTATGATGACTGAGGCAGGGGCATTATCTAGATTTTGATGCCAGTCTGGGCTTTATAGAAAGGCTCTGTCCAAAAAATACAGATGGCAGGAgcaagggagatggcttagctgtgAAATGCTTGTCATAccgcaggaggatctgagttcaagtcctagaaCACAGGTAAGACTCCAGACAAGGCTGGGGGTGTtaggccacgcctttaatcccagcacttgggaggtagaggcaggctgatctgagttcaaggccagcctggtctacagagtgagttccaggacagccaggactgcacagagaaaccctgtctgtgaaaaacaaaacagagacttCATTTTTCTATGTGCATATTCCCCCCACCACATATATAGTGAATGTGTTCcccgtatacacacacacacacacactactatgaAGGCGCATGACTGGTTCCAGCCAATCGTACAGATCTATCTGAGGAGGTGACAACTGAATGGGGTTTCATAGGCTGAATAGGAGTTCTGGGGAATATCGTAAGCCAAGGCATAGGGACCAAGAGAGCTCAATAAGGCTGTCTCTAATCCagctccatcctcctgccttggctcccAAGTGTTAAGATGACATGTGTGCACCACCTCATCGGCTCTAACTTAGCCATAACTGAAATCCACTCATACGAAAGACCCCCTACCTCTGGAagccttctctgcctccccagcccaggCTCCTATCTATGTCTGTCCTTTCCTGGGAGTTCGCCATTCCGTTTGCCCTTGACCGTTATCCACAGCCCATCTCTGAGCGCCCTGCTGACCTCCCTAGTCTGCTTCTCCCAAGCTGGTTATTTCTGGGAGCTTTTTAGGGAActcctgtctgcctctcccttgGCCCCTCCTACGCTGGGCTAGTAACTTTCCTCCTTAGCTGTTGAGGGAGATGACAAGGAGggtcctgcctctctgtctgtttaTTCAGCCCCCAAGCCTCACATAAGTGCTTTCTGTAAGATAacttttccccctcctttccccctcaagtcctagagactgaagagatggctcagcaattaagagcatttgctactcttgcagaggaccagggtttggggcccagaatccacatggtggcccatagCTGAGTGTAATTTCAGTTCCatggggatctaatgccctctcccAGCTTCCTCTGACACTTGTatacatgtgatacacacacacacacacacacacacacacacacacgcacacgcgcacatacacacacacacatgcgcatgtgcTTCCTCTGACACTTGTatacatgtgatacacacacacacacacacacgcacgcacacacgcacatacacacatacacacgcacacgcacacgcacacgcgcgcacacaggATAAGcctttgttgttttgaaacagagtttcactgtgtcaccatggctggcctggaattcactctgtagaccaggctgacttgtatctcacagagatctgtctgcctctgcctcctgagtgctgggattaaaggcctgcaccaccatctCTGGcaataaaaagtctttttttttcttctttttttttttttaaagctcatcgGTCGGTCCTTCCATGCCTTTCTCCAGAGCTCCACCACCTATCCTAGAAAGATACCTCTGCTTCTCCTGCCCCATTTCCCAGGATGCCCTTTGTCTCGAttccctctggcctccaggaaGAGTATGACCTCAGAAGTCAACACAGACAAATGCTGCCTCGATCTGAGGATCACCTCAGCTCTCACTCTGAGGTGATTAGCTAGTCCTTTAGTCTGCTCCTGATGACTTTTGTCTGTCTCATTCACTTTAGTTTCTGCGTTAACTGACTCCCTTTTATTCCCACCCTACCTCCAGTTTGTAAAATTTGAGGGGGTAGGAATAGAAACAGAGGGTTTACCCATACAAAGCAAGTACTCTACTGTTGAGCCAAAACCTCCAGCCCCTTCCTGGGGgagtctaggcaggggctctaccactgtgTTAGATTTcagtcttagttttattttattttattatttattttattttatttatttatttttggtttttcaagacagggtttctctgtatagccctggctgtcctggaactcactctgtagaccaggctggcctcgaactcagaaatccagctgcctctgcctcccaagtgccgggattaaaggcgtgtgccaccactgcccagcttattttattttattttatacacaggATTTCATCACATAGCCAAGGCTTGCCACGAGATCCTCCAGCCTTTACCTCTGAATTCTGGCATTACAGTTGTAGGCCAGTATGTCCCACTCCACAAGTTTTATACTTGTTTGTGTATTATTTTTGAGCAGAGGAAATATTGATTaaagaaatgtggaaaaaaaaaaagcttggggGCTTCATGGAGAGATAGCGCCATTCCAACTGTTAAAAGTatagtattcatttatttttatcttttaaattttttaaaagatttatttattttatttatatagctgtcttcagatacacatcagaagagggcatcagatcccattacagatggtcgtgagccaccatgtggttgctgggaattgaactcaggacctctggaagaacagtcagtgctcttaaccactgagccatctctccagtatttaaaaaaaaaaaaaatctgggaggcagaggcaggcggatctctgagttcgaggccagcctggtctacagagtgagttccaggacagccaaggctacatagagaaacccgtctcgaaaaacccaaaaaagaaaaaagaaaaaaatctgtaatgaTTACTTTTAGTATATACGTTTtgcccgtgtgtatgtgtgcacctcagttcctggaactggaactagagacagttgtgagctgccatgtgggtgctgggagctgaaccctagtcctctagaagagcagccagctcttaacctcggagccatctcaccagccctgtttgtttttagatagtCTCGTTAGCTGACCAAGAACTCCCTaactttcttttgtgtgtgtgtgtgtttttttcgagacagggtttctctgtatagccctggctgtcctggaactcattttgtagaccaggctggcctcgaactcagagatccgcctgcctctgcctcccgagtgctgggattaaaggcatgcgccaccacgcccggtctaactttctatatagaccaggctagcttcaaactcacagagagcctccaactctctgccttccgagtgctgggatgaaaggcgtgcagcaccacgGCTCCGTGACTGTGAAAGTCCTGTCTGTGGATGATCTTTGTGTCCTCCATTACCTCAGGCCACCCTGTTAGtcccctcactccctccccaccaccaagCAAGGCTAAGGTCATAACCCACGTCCTTACTCCCAGAACCAAATTTTCACACTCCAAATGATTGGCAACCCTTTGTATGGGTAGCATAGCCATCTGTGCCCAGGCATCTCTTTAGCTGTGGGGTGGGCAGAAAGAAAAACTCAGCTAAAGGCCGAACGAggggcacacacctgtaaacccCCCGCACTCCAGGGTCCGAGGCAGGAAGAGTCTGTGTCCCACTCAGGTGGGGCTACACAGGCAGATTCTGTCTCCTAAAGCAAAC includes these proteins:
- the Vps37d gene encoding vacuolar protein sorting-associated protein 37D yields the protein MYRARAARAGPEPGSPGRFGILSTGQLRDLLQDEPKLDRIVRLSRKFQGLQLERDACLASNYALAKENLALRPRLEMGRTALAIKYQELREVAENCADKLQRLEKSMHRWSPQCALGWLQAELEEAEQEAEVQMEQLLLGEQSLEAFLPAFQRGRALAHLRRTQAEKLQEVLRRRERSAQPAPTTAAAAAAAAATAMDPPKPFPAAAVLPTGAARGPPPAVPRSLPPLDSRPVPPVKGSPGCPFGPAPLLSPRPSQPEPPHR